One genomic region from Arthrobacter sp. FB24 encodes:
- a CDS encoding alpha-1,4-glucan--maltose-1-phosphate maltosyltransferase — protein sequence MTTNTRTSAGSSKKPKALITEGLQFGRFPITAVQPVVDGGRFPAKALPGEGLVVGATAFREGHDQLGVSAVLFDPKGKERQRVRLAPPRGDRGKGTDRWEGIITPTGTGNWSFAIEAWHDRYGTWHHNAEVKVEAGIDVELMLAEGAALLSQAAEDPARPSADRRTLRTAVVVLSNTSLSPEERLAAGFGSEVTDVVERQPIRELVTVSERFPLLVERDLAGRGAWYEFFPRSEGAVRNHATGEWQSGTFQTAAKRLDAVAEMGFDVIYMPPIHPIGIQHRKGPNNTLIAGPHDPGSPWAIGAKEGGHDAIHPDLGTFEDFDAFVARARELGLEVALDLALQAAPDHPWVESHPEWFTTRVDGSIAYAENPPKKYQDIFPLNFDNDPEGLSKEILRIVLLWVSHGVKIFRVDNPHTKPVWFWEWLIAKVNKKHPEVVFLAEAFTRPAMMHALGRAGFQQSYTYFTWRNTKTELEEYFTEVSQKSPAYFRPNFFVNTPDILTEYLQYGGPAAFKIRAALAATASPLWGVYAGYELYEHVARPGAEEYIDNEKFEYKARDWDAAAESGRTLAPYLTRLNEIRHTHPALGDLQNLTLHHSTDDATIVYSKHKTLPDGTKDTLIIVVNVDPHGTRESTVSLDLAALDLDPADLTHNGGFRVDDLLTGESWEWGEYNYVRLDAHVEPAHILNIRR from the coding sequence GTGACGACTAATACGCGAACCAGTGCCGGATCCAGCAAAAAGCCTAAGGCCCTGATCACGGAAGGCCTGCAGTTTGGCAGGTTCCCGATCACCGCCGTGCAGCCCGTGGTGGACGGAGGTAGGTTTCCAGCGAAGGCGCTGCCCGGTGAAGGGCTCGTAGTCGGCGCGACGGCATTCCGCGAAGGGCACGATCAGCTCGGAGTCAGCGCGGTGCTGTTTGATCCCAAGGGCAAGGAACGCCAGCGCGTACGGCTGGCGCCGCCCCGCGGCGACCGGGGCAAGGGCACCGACCGGTGGGAAGGCATCATCACGCCTACCGGCACGGGCAACTGGTCGTTCGCCATCGAGGCCTGGCATGACCGGTACGGGACCTGGCACCACAACGCGGAGGTCAAGGTCGAGGCGGGCATTGACGTCGAACTGATGCTGGCCGAGGGCGCCGCGTTGCTTTCCCAGGCAGCCGAAGACCCCGCCCGTCCGTCCGCCGACAGGCGGACCCTTCGAACCGCCGTCGTGGTCCTGTCGAACACGTCGCTGTCCCCGGAGGAGCGGCTCGCTGCCGGATTCGGATCGGAGGTGACTGACGTCGTCGAACGCCAGCCCATCCGCGAACTCGTCACAGTCTCGGAACGTTTCCCCCTTCTCGTGGAACGCGATCTGGCCGGTCGCGGCGCTTGGTACGAGTTCTTCCCCCGGTCAGAGGGTGCCGTCCGCAACCACGCAACCGGCGAGTGGCAGTCAGGCACATTCCAGACCGCCGCGAAACGGCTCGACGCCGTCGCGGAAATGGGTTTCGACGTCATCTACATGCCGCCCATCCACCCGATCGGCATCCAGCACCGCAAGGGACCCAACAACACGCTGATTGCCGGACCGCACGATCCCGGATCGCCCTGGGCCATCGGTGCGAAGGAAGGCGGCCACGACGCCATCCACCCGGACCTCGGCACTTTCGAGGACTTTGACGCATTCGTGGCCCGCGCCCGGGAACTCGGCCTCGAGGTCGCCCTGGACCTTGCCCTGCAGGCGGCCCCGGACCACCCGTGGGTGGAGTCGCACCCGGAATGGTTCACCACCCGCGTTGACGGCAGCATCGCCTACGCCGAGAATCCGCCGAAGAAGTACCAGGACATCTTCCCGCTGAACTTCGACAACGATCCGGAGGGCCTGTCCAAGGAGATTCTTCGGATCGTGCTGCTCTGGGTGAGCCACGGCGTCAAGATCTTCCGGGTGGACAACCCCCACACCAAGCCGGTGTGGTTCTGGGAGTGGCTGATCGCCAAGGTCAACAAGAAGCACCCCGAGGTTGTCTTCCTTGCGGAGGCCTTCACCCGGCCGGCCATGATGCACGCGCTGGGACGTGCCGGATTCCAGCAGTCGTACACGTACTTCACTTGGCGGAACACCAAGACGGAGCTTGAAGAGTACTTCACCGAAGTCAGCCAGAAGTCCCCGGCATATTTCCGTCCGAACTTCTTCGTGAACACGCCGGACATCCTGACCGAGTACCTGCAGTACGGCGGTCCGGCGGCGTTCAAGATCCGTGCCGCCTTGGCAGCAACGGCCAGCCCGCTCTGGGGCGTCTACGCCGGCTACGAACTCTATGAGCACGTGGCCCGGCCCGGCGCCGAGGAATACATCGACAACGAGAAGTTCGAATACAAGGCACGCGACTGGGACGCCGCGGCGGAATCCGGCCGGACGTTGGCTCCGTACCTGACCCGGCTCAACGAAATCCGCCACACCCACCCGGCGCTGGGGGATCTGCAGAACCTAACGCTGCACCACAGCACAGATGACGCCACGATCGTGTACTCGAAGCACAAGACGCTTCCCGACGGCACCAAGGACACCCTGATCATCGTGGTGAACGTCGACCCGCACGGCACCCGGGAGAGCACCGTTTCCCTGGATCTGGCCGCACTTGACCTCGACCCGGCCGACCTCACGCACAACGGCGGCTTCAGGGTGGATGATTTGCTGACCGGCGAGAGCTGGGAATGGGGCGAATACAACTACGTGCGGCTCGACGCCCACGTGGAGCCTGCACACATCCTGAACATCCGGAGGTAG
- a CDS encoding 1,4-alpha-glucan branching enzyme, with the protein MTQSTLDPSLVELLRGWLPRQRWFPVKTGDFTLSPVGGVRLDDGSGEVGLEVFLAAVTYSTADGGSRTDVVQVPLSYRVEPLKGKEAALVGEGGDATHERRWIYDAVHDPVFVSAWLELMRSGGTSPEGKAVGHLVPSDYRLPTATGTVKVLSGEQSNSSVIVDDGGSAAIVKFFRVLSEGRNPEVEIGAALTQARTSEVPATLGWVTGEWQAPLDAAGDTPRTVKGELAVAHEFLAGGRDAWRLAVDAASSGTDFTSEAHALGVATATVHRRLAEALGLAAESAPGKDIAPGVAQRVRQSWAEAGPAVGHYDDALAGLLTQLEGSNAGALQRIHGDLHLGQILQVPGHQGEPERWAILDFEGEPLRPIAERNFPDVPLRDVVGMLRSFDYAAGAAEREREGVHVPGSWVDACAEAFLAGYGEITPGTIDRGSPLFVALWLDKALYEVVYELRNRPGWLDIPVNASRRLLSSTGSGASAVAAAEGNKMTGSARTDRPGAPLQVDPDTLAKVASGEYHAPHSVLGAHLDDHGHVTVRTVKHLAAAVSVVTAAGSVPMTHEADGVWAAVLEPLQPGHVPDYRLEVTYEGVPPQATDDPYHYLPTVGEVDLHLIGEGRHEKLWEVLGAHVQHYKSSLGDVDGVSFAVWAPNAQAVRVKGDFNAWDGRENSMRSLGSSGVWELFIPGVLAGACYKFEIKTKAGHWVEKADPLAFGTEVPPLTASRVVESAYAFKDEEWMAARAERDPHNSPMSVYEVHLGSWRLGLGYRELAKELVEYVKWLGFTHVEFMPVAEHPFGGSWGYQVTSYFAPTSRFGHPDEFRFLVDALHQEGIGVLLDWVPAHFPKDAWALAQFDGEPLYEHADPNLGEHPDWGTLIFDFGRTEVRNFLVSNALYWLDEFHIDGLRVDAVASMLYLDYSREEGQWQPNRYGGRENLEAISFLQEANATVYKTHPGAVMIAEESTAFPGVTAPTSVGGLGFGLKWNMGWMHDSLKYASEDPINRKWHHGTVTFSLVYAFTENFLLPISHDEVVHGKGSMLRKMPGDRWQQLANLRAFLAYQWAHPGKQLIFMGTEFGQEAEWSEQHGLDWYLADIPAHRGIQLLTKDLNELYSSTPALYERDNEPGGFQWINGGDADRNVLSFIRWDTDGNPLVCAINFSGSPHQGYTLGVPAAGAWQEVLNTDHSSYGGSGVLNQGALTATTEGQDGQPATLTVTLPPLGAAFFKTAG; encoded by the coding sequence ATGACCCAATCCACACTCGATCCCTCGCTCGTCGAACTGCTCCGCGGCTGGCTACCGCGCCAGCGCTGGTTCCCCGTCAAGACGGGTGACTTCACGTTGTCACCCGTCGGCGGGGTGCGCCTGGACGACGGCAGCGGCGAGGTGGGCCTTGAAGTGTTCCTCGCGGCGGTCACCTACTCCACGGCCGACGGCGGCAGCCGCACCGATGTTGTGCAGGTCCCGCTCAGCTATCGCGTTGAGCCCCTGAAAGGCAAGGAGGCGGCGCTGGTCGGCGAGGGCGGCGACGCCACCCATGAACGGCGCTGGATTTACGATGCCGTCCACGACCCCGTGTTTGTCTCGGCGTGGCTGGAACTGATGCGAAGCGGCGGCACCTCGCCGGAAGGAAAGGCCGTTGGCCACCTCGTGCCCTCCGACTACCGGCTGCCCACCGCCACCGGGACCGTGAAGGTCCTCTCCGGTGAGCAGTCAAACAGTTCGGTGATAGTGGACGACGGCGGCTCCGCGGCAATCGTCAAATTCTTCCGTGTGCTGTCCGAAGGACGGAACCCGGAAGTGGAAATCGGTGCTGCCCTCACGCAGGCCAGGACATCGGAAGTGCCTGCCACTCTCGGCTGGGTCACGGGGGAGTGGCAAGCTCCGCTGGACGCCGCCGGGGACACGCCGCGGACCGTCAAAGGCGAACTTGCCGTCGCCCATGAGTTCCTGGCCGGCGGCCGCGACGCCTGGCGGCTGGCCGTTGATGCCGCAAGTTCCGGCACTGACTTCACGTCCGAAGCCCATGCCCTGGGCGTAGCAACCGCAACAGTGCACCGACGCCTGGCCGAGGCGCTGGGCCTGGCCGCGGAATCCGCGCCGGGAAAGGACATAGCTCCCGGGGTAGCCCAGCGCGTACGCCAGTCGTGGGCGGAAGCCGGTCCCGCCGTCGGGCATTACGACGATGCACTTGCCGGCCTGCTCACCCAGCTGGAAGGCAGCAACGCCGGGGCGCTGCAGCGGATCCACGGCGACCTCCACCTGGGGCAGATCCTGCAGGTGCCGGGGCACCAGGGAGAGCCGGAACGCTGGGCCATCCTGGACTTCGAAGGCGAGCCGCTGAGGCCCATCGCGGAACGCAACTTTCCGGACGTGCCGCTGCGCGACGTCGTCGGCATGTTGCGGTCCTTCGACTACGCCGCCGGTGCCGCCGAACGCGAGCGGGAAGGCGTGCACGTACCCGGTTCGTGGGTGGACGCCTGCGCCGAGGCGTTCCTGGCGGGGTACGGCGAAATTACGCCCGGGACCATTGACCGCGGCTCGCCCCTGTTTGTGGCATTGTGGCTGGACAAGGCGTTGTATGAAGTTGTTTATGAGTTGCGGAACAGGCCCGGATGGCTGGACATTCCGGTGAATGCCTCACGACGTCTCCTCAGCAGTACAGGTTCCGGCGCTTCAGCCGTAGCCGCAGCGGAAGGTAACAAAATGACAGGCTCAGCACGTACAGACCGGCCCGGTGCGCCCCTCCAGGTGGACCCGGACACGCTTGCAAAGGTGGCGTCAGGCGAATACCACGCCCCGCACTCCGTGCTGGGCGCGCACCTTGACGACCACGGTCATGTCACCGTCCGCACCGTGAAGCACCTTGCAGCCGCCGTGTCCGTGGTGACCGCCGCCGGTTCGGTACCCATGACGCACGAGGCCGACGGTGTCTGGGCTGCCGTGCTCGAACCCCTCCAGCCGGGCCACGTCCCCGACTACCGGCTGGAAGTAACCTACGAGGGCGTGCCTCCGCAGGCTACGGACGATCCGTACCATTACCTGCCCACGGTCGGTGAAGTGGACCTGCACCTTATCGGTGAGGGCCGCCACGAGAAACTGTGGGAAGTCCTGGGCGCGCACGTCCAGCACTACAAGTCTTCGCTCGGCGACGTGGACGGTGTCTCGTTCGCGGTGTGGGCGCCGAATGCACAGGCTGTCAGGGTCAAAGGTGACTTCAACGCCTGGGACGGCCGGGAAAACTCGATGCGCTCCCTGGGCTCATCCGGCGTCTGGGAACTCTTCATCCCGGGCGTTTTAGCAGGGGCGTGCTACAAGTTTGAAATCAAGACCAAAGCCGGCCACTGGGTGGAAAAGGCCGACCCCCTGGCGTTCGGAACCGAGGTCCCGCCGCTTACGGCGTCGCGCGTCGTTGAGTCCGCATACGCCTTCAAGGACGAGGAATGGATGGCGGCCCGCGCTGAGCGGGACCCGCACAATTCGCCCATGAGCGTGTACGAGGTCCACCTCGGATCCTGGCGACTTGGGCTGGGGTACCGGGAGCTGGCCAAGGAACTGGTGGAGTACGTCAAGTGGCTCGGATTCACCCATGTGGAGTTCATGCCGGTGGCGGAGCACCCCTTCGGCGGCTCGTGGGGCTACCAGGTGACATCGTACTTCGCGCCCACGTCCAGGTTCGGCCACCCCGACGAATTCAGGTTCCTCGTGGATGCCCTGCACCAGGAAGGAATCGGCGTCCTTCTTGACTGGGTGCCGGCCCACTTCCCCAAGGACGCCTGGGCCCTGGCCCAGTTCGACGGCGAGCCGCTATACGAGCACGCCGACCCCAACCTTGGCGAGCACCCGGACTGGGGCACGCTGATTTTCGACTTCGGCCGGACGGAAGTCCGCAACTTCCTGGTGTCCAACGCGCTTTACTGGCTGGACGAGTTCCACATCGACGGCCTCCGGGTGGATGCCGTGGCATCGATGCTGTACCTCGACTACTCACGCGAGGAAGGCCAGTGGCAGCCCAACAGGTACGGCGGCCGCGAGAACCTTGAGGCCATCTCCTTCTTGCAGGAAGCGAACGCAACGGTCTACAAGACCCACCCGGGCGCTGTGATGATTGCGGAGGAGTCCACGGCATTCCCCGGCGTGACCGCCCCGACCAGCGTCGGCGGCCTGGGCTTCGGGCTCAAATGGAACATGGGCTGGATGCACGACTCGCTCAAGTACGCATCCGAAGATCCGATCAACCGCAAGTGGCACCACGGAACGGTGACCTTCTCGCTGGTTTACGCTTTCACGGAAAACTTCCTGCTGCCCATCAGCCACGACGAAGTAGTGCACGGCAAAGGCTCCATGCTCCGGAAAATGCCCGGCGACCGCTGGCAGCAGCTGGCCAACCTCCGTGCGTTCCTGGCGTACCAGTGGGCCCATCCCGGTAAGCAGCTGATCTTCATGGGCACTGAATTCGGCCAGGAAGCGGAATGGTCCGAACAGCACGGCCTCGACTGGTATCTGGCGGACATCCCCGCGCACCGCGGCATCCAGCTGCTCACCAAGGACCTGAACGAGCTGTACTCATCGACTCCGGCACTTTACGAACGGGACAACGAACCGGGTGGTTTCCAGTGGATCAACGGTGGAGACGCTGACCGCAACGTCCTGTCG
- the treS gene encoding maltose alpha-D-glucosyltransferase, whose translation MSFSPQNPSQHFTPKGTFELNAPGLQHDPVWYRKAVFYEVLVRGFADGNGDGSGDFHGLIDKLDYLQWLGVDCLWLPPFFQSPLRDGGYDISDYNSVLDEFGTISDFKRLVAEAHARGVRVIIDLPLNHTSDQHPWFQESRKDPDGPFGDFYVWSDTDEKYQDARIIFVDTEESNWTFDPIRRQFFWHRFFSHQPDLNFENPKVIDALFDVVRFWLDQGIDGFRADAIPYLYEEEGTNCENLPATHDFLRKLRKMVDENYPGRVIIAEANQPPVEVVEYFGTEEEPECHMAFHFPIMPRLYYALRDQKAAPIIETMKDTPDIPEGAQWGTFLRNHDELTLEMVTADERAAMLGWYAPDPRMRANIGIRRRLAPLLDNSRSEIELINALLLSLPGSPFLYYGDEIGMGDNIWLEDRDAVRTPMQWNPDRNAGFSHADPGKLYLPVIQSLVYNYGMANVEAEAAHSGSLLRWTRQILSVRKNHPVFGLGTFKHVEADHDVVLAYLRELAPDNAAGEDAESILCAFNLSQHPVATTLRIPQYAGRGLRDVFGGQPFPAIGDDGRLTLTLGSHDFFWLRIRSAASNPASPFTQAMPVLSIEG comes from the coding sequence GTGAGTTTTAGTCCGCAAAACCCGAGCCAGCATTTCACCCCCAAGGGCACGTTTGAGCTCAACGCCCCCGGCCTGCAACACGATCCCGTCTGGTACCGCAAAGCAGTGTTCTACGAAGTCCTGGTTCGCGGCTTTGCGGACGGAAACGGCGACGGATCCGGCGACTTCCACGGGCTCATCGACAAACTGGACTACCTGCAGTGGCTGGGCGTCGACTGCCTCTGGCTGCCGCCGTTCTTCCAGTCGCCGCTCCGTGACGGCGGCTACGACATCTCGGACTACAACTCCGTCCTGGACGAGTTCGGCACCATCAGCGACTTCAAGCGGCTCGTGGCCGAGGCCCATGCCCGCGGCGTCCGCGTAATCATCGACCTGCCGCTGAACCACACCTCGGACCAGCACCCGTGGTTCCAGGAGTCCCGCAAGGACCCGGACGGACCGTTCGGCGACTTCTACGTCTGGAGCGATACCGACGAGAAGTACCAGGATGCCCGCATCATCTTCGTGGACACCGAGGAATCCAACTGGACCTTCGACCCCATCCGGCGGCAGTTCTTCTGGCACCGGTTCTTCAGCCACCAGCCCGACCTGAACTTTGAGAACCCGAAGGTTATCGACGCCCTTTTCGACGTCGTCCGGTTCTGGCTGGACCAGGGGATCGACGGTTTTCGCGCGGACGCCATCCCGTACCTGTACGAGGAAGAGGGCACCAACTGCGAGAACCTCCCCGCCACGCACGATTTCCTGCGCAAGCTGCGGAAAATGGTGGATGAGAACTACCCGGGCAGGGTCATCATTGCCGAGGCCAACCAGCCTCCGGTCGAGGTGGTGGAGTACTTCGGCACCGAGGAAGAACCCGAGTGCCACATGGCCTTCCACTTCCCCATCATGCCGCGCCTCTACTACGCGCTGAGGGACCAGAAAGCGGCGCCCATCATCGAGACGATGAAGGACACCCCGGACATTCCCGAAGGCGCCCAGTGGGGTACCTTCCTGCGGAACCACGACGAACTCACCCTGGAAATGGTCACCGCCGACGAACGCGCGGCCATGCTCGGCTGGTACGCACCGGACCCCCGCATGCGCGCCAACATCGGCATCCGCCGAAGGCTGGCGCCGCTGCTGGATAATTCCAGGTCCGAGATTGAGCTCATCAATGCCCTGCTGCTTTCTCTGCCGGGGAGCCCGTTCCTGTACTACGGGGATGAAATCGGCATGGGCGACAACATCTGGCTTGAGGACCGCGACGCCGTCCGCACTCCCATGCAGTGGAACCCTGACCGGAACGCGGGCTTCTCGCACGCGGATCCGGGCAAGCTCTACCTGCCGGTCATCCAGTCGCTGGTGTACAACTACGGCATGGCCAATGTGGAGGCCGAGGCCGCGCACTCCGGATCGCTGCTCCGTTGGACCCGGCAGATCCTCAGCGTCCGTAAGAACCACCCCGTCTTCGGGCTTGGCACGTTCAAGCACGTCGAGGCAGATCACGACGTCGTGCTTGCTTACCTGCGGGAACTGGCCCCGGACAATGCGGCGGGTGAAGACGCCGAATCGATCCTGTGCGCGTTCAACCTCTCGCAGCATCCCGTGGCCACCACGCTGCGGATTCCGCAGTACGCCGGCCGCGGCCTCCGGGACGTCTTCGGCGGCCAGCCGTTCCCCGCCATCGGCGACGACGGGCGTCTTACGCTGACGCTCGGCAGCCATGATTTCTTCTGGCTGCGGATCCGTTCCGCTGCTTCCAACCCGGCCTCGCCGTTCACCCAGGCCATGCCGGTCCTGTCCATCGAAGGCTGA